From a region of the Panthera uncia isolate 11264 chromosome B1, Puncia_PCG_1.0, whole genome shotgun sequence genome:
- the EPGN gene encoding epigen isoform X4 yields the protein MAFGVPISVYLLFKAMTALTEEAAVTGTPSNTTQQTDYTEGPIALKFSHPCLEDHNSYCINGVCAFHHELEKAICRCLKLKSPYICSGGRPL from the exons ATGGCTTTCGGAGTGCCAATATCAGTCTATCTTTTATTCAAAG CAATGACAGCATTGACTGAAGAGGCAGCCGTGACTGGAACACCTTCAAACACAACCCAGCAAA CTGACTACACAGAAGGGCCCATAGCCTTGAAGTTCTCACATCCTTGCCTGGAAGACCACAATAGTTACTGCATCAATGGTGTTTGTGCATTCCACCATGAGCTGGAAAAAGCCATCTGCAG GTGTCTAAAATTGAAATCACCTTACATCTGTTCTGGAGGAAGACCACTGTGA
- the EPGN gene encoding epigen isoform X2: MAFGVPISVYLLFKAMTALTEEAAVTGTPSNTTQQSNWTVNQTEADYTEGPIALKFSHPCLEDHNSYCINGVCAFHHELEKAICRCLKLKSPYICSGGRPL, encoded by the exons ATGGCTTTCGGAGTGCCAATATCAGTCTATCTTTTATTCAAAG CAATGACAGCATTGACTGAAGAGGCAGCCGTGACTGGAACACCTTCAAACACAACCCAGCAAAGTAACTGGACAGTTAACCAAACAGAAG CTGACTACACAGAAGGGCCCATAGCCTTGAAGTTCTCACATCCTTGCCTGGAAGACCACAATAGTTACTGCATCAATGGTGTTTGTGCATTCCACCATGAGCTGGAAAAAGCCATCTGCAG GTGTCTAAAATTGAAATCACCTTACATCTGTTCTGGAGGAAGACCACTGTGA
- the EPGN gene encoding epigen isoform X1: protein MAFGVPISVYLLFKAMTALTEEAAVTGTPSNTTQQSNWTVNQTEADYTEGPIALKFSHPCLEDHNSYCINGVCAFHHELEKAICRCFTGYTGERCLKLKSPYICSGGRPL from the exons ATGGCTTTCGGAGTGCCAATATCAGTCTATCTTTTATTCAAAG CAATGACAGCATTGACTGAAGAGGCAGCCGTGACTGGAACACCTTCAAACACAACCCAGCAAAGTAACTGGACAGTTAACCAAACAGAAG CTGACTACACAGAAGGGCCCATAGCCTTGAAGTTCTCACATCCTTGCCTGGAAGACCACAATAGTTACTGCATCAATGGTGTTTGTGCATTCCACCATGAGCTGGAAAAAGCCATCTGCAG gtgtTTTACTGGTTATACTGGAGAAAG GTGTCTAAAATTGAAATCACCTTACATCTGTTCTGGAGGAAGACCACTGTGA
- the EPGN gene encoding epigen isoform X3: protein MAFGVPISVYLLFKAMTALTEEAAVTGTPSNTTQQTDYTEGPIALKFSHPCLEDHNSYCINGVCAFHHELEKAICRCFTGYTGERCLKLKSPYICSGGRPL, encoded by the exons ATGGCTTTCGGAGTGCCAATATCAGTCTATCTTTTATTCAAAG CAATGACAGCATTGACTGAAGAGGCAGCCGTGACTGGAACACCTTCAAACACAACCCAGCAAA CTGACTACACAGAAGGGCCCATAGCCTTGAAGTTCTCACATCCTTGCCTGGAAGACCACAATAGTTACTGCATCAATGGTGTTTGTGCATTCCACCATGAGCTGGAAAAAGCCATCTGCAG gtgtTTTACTGGTTATACTGGAGAAAG GTGTCTAAAATTGAAATCACCTTACATCTGTTCTGGAGGAAGACCACTGTGA